The window GCAATCCCTGCATTTGCTGAAATTGTGATGGGTGAGTTTGGGAAGTATTGGATAGGTGTCGCATTATTATTGGCTGGTGGAGCAACCATTAATACGTTAATGGCAGCGGTTCCTCGTATTCTTTATGGAATGGCGCTTGATGGGGCATTACCACGCATCTTTGCTTATTTACATCCACGTTTCAAAACCCCAGTATTCGGCATTTTAGTGGCCGTGATGATCCCGTGTTTGCATGCTTTTGCTATTCAAGGCGACCTTGACCGTATCATTCCATTGGTACTGGCGGCGGTGTGTTCTTGGGGAACGGCTTACTTGCTGGTAACGATTTCAGTGGTGTTATTGCGTATTCGTCGTCCTGACTTACATCGTGCTTATCGTTCTCCTTTTTTCCCTATACCGCAAATTATTTCGAGTGTCGGAATTATTTTAGCTATTGTGTACATTACCCCACCGGGTATGAATAAATCGGATATCTATATTCCTTTTGCCATTATGTTAGGTTTAACCGCAGGGTATGCATTAATTTGGACCGTTTTCGTGCAGAAAGTTAACCCATTTAAACCCGTAGATGTTGAATCCGTTTTATCAAATTCCTTTGCCGATGAAGAAATGGAAGGAGGCCAACTTGAGCCATTACGTCACCTCGCCTAAACCGTCTTTGTGGGAAAAAATCGGTAAGCTCACTCAGCAACGTTTGCCTGCCGGATATCAAATAGGATTGACACTTAACCGTGTTGAAAAGGACATGGCGCCTTATCCATGTGAGTGGGGAGCACCCGGAGAGCTCCTTGTACAGCCTCAACCGGAGTTAACCATTGAGGTGACAGAGCGACCAAAAAAGTTGTTTCTCGCTTTCATTGTGTATAGCCGTTTTGCGGTGTCAGGCCAATGCACAGATAATATCAATGCAAAAATTGAAGTAAAAACCCGAGGGAGTATAAAGAAAAAACATATCCATTTCGTCTCAAAACAAATGGATGGACAGAGAGTTATTGAATGGCTGAATGAATACCCCATTATTAGGCAAACATTAGAAGAGCTGGAATTTAATCATTGCGAAATAGAGTTTAGCCATGGTCGTTGGCGTTGTGAAATCGAGCCTTACACCGCATCAGAAATGGTGAGCCGTATTCCTGCGACTCGCCGTTATTTGAGATTAGTACAAAAACAACGCTATTATTTATTGAGTGCGCTGCAGTTAATTAACCAATTGGTGGAAAAACGTGCTGTGAGCCATTGAGTTTAAAAGAGTTTTTTGATAGTAATAATTATTATCAATTGACTCGCTGGAATTTGATGTGAAATCTTTGCCTCTTTTAGGTTGTATGTTGCTGTCATCTACTGCAATGGCAACGCATTCTGACTGCATGCGTTTATCTGAGCTTTCCTTTGTTGAAGGGCTGCATGATAGCGAGGGCCATAGTTGCTTATCTTTTGAAGTATCACAGCAAGATTTTATAAAACAACGTGGTGAAGGCCTTTCCAAGGTCCTGTTATTGGACTCCAATAAACAGCCTGTGCGTGCATTGCAAGAGTATGGCTCGGTGCGAGAACCCCATAGCGCAGACTATGTCGTATCAGAAAATGGGGTTTATTATTTAGCATTGAATGGTGAGCCGGGTAAACCTTGGCAGTTAAAGTTTGATATCAGCGAGTACCAACCTTTAGCCATTAAGAAAGATAATGAACCTATTAGCCCAATGCTACAAAGTTTACTTGATGAACATTATCAAAATGGCGATACAAGCGCATTTTGGCAAGCTGTCGCCGCGCAAGGAACACCACTGGTTGAGGTGTTTTCAAATCGACAAAAACGCGTGACATTTCTTTGGCGAGGCGCGAAAGCAAATGCTTATATTCTAGGGGCACCGTCGGGTAATCACGAAAGAATGGCCCACTTGGCGGGAACGGATATTTGGTATCGTTCTTTTATCATTCCTAATGATACGTTATCGCAATATAAAATTGCACCGGATATCCCTTCTGTGCCA is drawn from Providencia huaxiensis and contains these coding sequences:
- a CDS encoding DUF3156 family protein; amino-acid sequence: MSHYVTSPKPSLWEKIGKLTQQRLPAGYQIGLTLNRVEKDMAPYPCEWGAPGELLVQPQPELTIEVTERPKKLFLAFIVYSRFAVSGQCTDNINAKIEVKTRGSIKKKHIHFVSKQMDGQRVIEWLNEYPIIRQTLEELEFNHCEIEFSHGRWRCEIEPYTASEMVSRIPATRRYLRLVQKQRYYLLSALQLINQLVEKRAVSH